A genomic stretch from Erigeron canadensis isolate Cc75 chromosome 9, C_canadensis_v1, whole genome shotgun sequence includes:
- the LOC122580834 gene encoding receptor-like protein kinase ANXUR2: MSLQDIKLATEYFDNKNRIGLGGFGEVYIGKVPQGDGFNTIVAKRLDTSHGQGEKEFRNEIQILFEYKHENIISLVGYCNENDEKVIVYEYASRGSLDRYLKDARLTWMKRLNICIDVATALAFLHGGVRRQAIVIHRDIKTPNILLNDKWNAKLADFGLSLISPINKETGYVIDHACGTEGYLDPLYSESGFLTIESDIYSFGVVLFEIMCGRFLTGVVVKENFEKGKIDDFVFEAIKKQIEPKALIAFKTIAYQCLHEDREKRPTAKEVLEKLEEARKFQISGSD, encoded by the exons ATGTCACTTCAGGACATTAAACTGGCCACGGAATACTTTGATAATAAGAATCGCATTGGCCTTGGAGGATTTGGGGAAGTTTatataggaaaagtaccacagggtGATGGGTTCAATACTATTGTTGCAAAGCGATTGGATACAAGTCATGGTCAAGGGGAAAAAGAATTCAGGAATGAGATCCAAATTCTGTTCGAGTATAAACATGAGAATATCATCTCTCTTGTGGGATATTGtaatgaaaatgatgaaaaagTCATTGTTTACGAGTATGCGTCTCGAGGAAGTCTTGATAGGTATTTGAAGGATGCTCGTCTTACATGGATGAAACGGCTTAATATATGTATCGATGTTGCAACTGCGCTGGCTTTCCTTCATGGAGGAGTGAGAAGACAGGCAATAGTGATACACAGGGACATCAAAACACCTAACATTCTACTAAATGATAAATGGAATGCAAAACTTGCTGATTTTGGGCTTTCCTTGATAAGTCCAATAAACAAGGAAACAGGCTATGTCATCGATCATGCGTGCGGCACAGAGGGCTACTTGGACCCCCTGTATTCGGAATCTGGTTTCTTAACAATAGAATCCGATATTTATTCATTTGGGGTGGTTTTGTTTGAGATCATGTGTGGGAGATTTCTAACAGGTGTCGTCGTCAAAGAGAactttgaaaaaggaaaaatcgATGACTTTGTATTTGAAGCTATAAAGAAACAGATCGAGCCGAAAGCATTGATTGCATTCAAAACGATTGCCTACCAGTGCTTACATGAGGATAGAGAAAAACGTCCAACCGCAAAAGAAGTTCTAGAAAAACTTGAGGAGGCACGGAAATTCCAA ATTTCAGGAAGTGATTAA
- the LOC122583753 gene encoding probable receptor-like protein kinase At2g23200, translated as MKEGKDVPKKHSVVSINRFHPGCEDWFYREFKLLDTCDHPSIVKLLGICVQGGQKILVVEYPYNSYLNDHLFYDDTPILTWVQRLKICLDVAKALNYLHFEMAGGQSVVHGDIQSSNIALDKNWGAKIADFGHSVFSSPNEDDETLEYARGIPDVNVDPEYRKTRRLTRESDVYSFGAVLFEVLCGRLGEDPIYLKESDQGLPFVARRCFREGTLMEMIDPLLGEESDENSYILKRGPNKDSLDIFVKIAYQCVTEIPNQRPPVNVVVKELQEALLLQVIN; from the coding sequence ATGAAAGAAGGGAAGGATGTGCCCAAAAAACACAGCGTTGTCTCTATAAACAGATTCCACCCAGGGTGTGAGGATTGGTTCTATAGGGAGTTTAAATTGCTTGACACTTGCGACCATCCAAGCATAGTCAAACTTCTTGGAATCTGTGTCCAAGGTGGACAGAAGATCCTTGTTGTTGAGTATCCTTATAACAGTTACCTTAATGACCATTTATTTTATGACGACACGCCCATTCTTACGTGGGTACAGCGTTTGAAAATCTGCCTTGATGTTGCAAAGGCATTGAATTACCTTCATTTTGAGATGGCGGGCGGACAGAGTGTCGTACACGGTGATATACAGAGTTCCAACATTGCATTGGACAAGAATTGGGGGGCCAAGATTGCTGACTTTGGGCACTCGGTATTCTCGTCTCCGAACGAAGATGATGAAACTCTAGAATATGCTAGGGGAATCCCAGATGTTAACGTAGATCCAGAATATAGGAAGACTCGTAGGTTAACAAGAGAATCTGATGTATATAGTTTTGGAGCGGTTCTGTTTGAAGTCCTATGTGGGAGGTTAGGCGAAGACCCAATATACTTAAAAGAGAGCGACCAAGGGCTGCCATTTGTGGCACGCCGATGCTTCCGAGAGGGAACACTAATGGAAATGATAGATCCATTACTAGGGGAAGAAAGTGATGAAAACAGCTACATTTTAAAAAGAGGACCCAATAAAGATTCTTTGGACATCTTTGTGAAAATTGCATATCAGTGTGTGACAGAAATCCCAAACCAACGTCCACCAGTAAATGTGGTTGTCAAAGAGCTTCAGGAAGCCTTACTGTTACaggtaattaattaa